A window of uncultured Draconibacterium sp. contains these coding sequences:
- a CDS encoding queuosine precursor transporter, giving the protein MQNEILWLAMLLANFLLIILAYRLFGKWGLIMWIPISVIVANIQVIQTVELFGLVATLGNIVYATSFLVTDILSENYGKEEAKKAVWIGFFSLISMTLLMNLALAFLPLAGDEFAGVAHDATSTIFSLMPRIAVASLAAYLLSQRHDVWAFHFWRSRFPKDKQLWLRNNLSTSVSQLIDSVVFVLIAFYGVFETAMLFEIFITTYFLKFIVAAADTPFVYWSKSIFKKNKFWME; this is encoded by the coding sequence ATGCAGAACGAAATTTTATGGCTGGCCATGTTGCTGGCAAATTTTCTACTTATCATTTTAGCCTATCGTTTATTTGGCAAATGGGGACTTATCATGTGGATACCTATCTCAGTGATTGTGGCCAATATACAGGTTATCCAAACCGTTGAGTTATTTGGTTTGGTGGCTACTTTGGGAAACATTGTGTACGCCACTTCGTTTTTGGTTACCGACATTTTATCCGAAAACTATGGGAAGGAAGAGGCAAAAAAGGCGGTCTGGATCGGGTTTTTCAGTCTTATATCGATGACACTTTTAATGAACCTGGCTTTGGCATTTTTGCCTTTGGCAGGCGACGAATTCGCAGGTGTTGCCCACGATGCAACAAGTACCATTTTTAGTCTGATGCCTCGTATTGCGGTGGCAAGTCTGGCGGCCTACCTGCTTTCGCAACGTCACGATGTGTGGGCATTTCATTTTTGGCGCAGCCGTTTCCCAAAGGACAAACAACTGTGGTTACGCAACAATTTAAGTACCTCCGTTTCGCAACTTATCGACAGTGTGGTTTTTGTACTTATCGCTTTTTACGGCGTATTCGAAACCGCCATGTTATTCGAAATTTTTATTACCACGTATTTCCTGAAATTTATTGTAGCCGCTGCCGACACTCCATTTGTTTACTGGAGCAAAAGCATTTTCAAAAAGAATAAATTCTGGATGGAATAA
- the glmM gene encoding phosphoglucosamine mutase, whose product MTLIKSISGIRGTIGGKPGEGLSPLDVVKYAASYASWAKQSSGKQKITVVVGRDARISGEMVSSLVISTLTGMGCNVVNIGLATTPTTEIAVTEEKADGGIILTASHNPKQWNALKLLNSKGEFLNAAEGATILEIAESEDFVFADVDDLGEVLEKDYTDIHVQHVLNLDLVDVEAIKKANFSVAIDAVNSVGGVAMPALFEALEIDKVVEINCDPTGHFAHVPEPLPENLVETAEIIRSNKVDVGFVVDPDVDRLAIINEDGTMFNEEYTLVAVADYVLSKTPGNTVSNLSSSRALRVITEKHGQNYTAAAVGEVNVVAKMRETNAVIGGEGNGGIIYPASHSGRDALVGAALFLTHLAKSGLSCSALRKTYPDYFISKNKIELTPDIDVDAILEKMKEKYANEQVTDIDGVKVDFNDSWVHLRKSNTEPIIRIYAEANSMEKADALAVQMIDEIKELTA is encoded by the coding sequence ATGACATTAATAAAATCAATATCAGGAATTCGTGGAACAATTGGTGGAAAACCAGGCGAAGGATTAAGTCCGCTCGATGTAGTTAAATACGCCGCATCGTATGCCAGCTGGGCAAAACAAAGTTCAGGCAAACAAAAAATTACCGTTGTGGTTGGGCGCGATGCGCGTATTTCGGGAGAAATGGTAAGCTCGCTTGTTATATCAACACTTACCGGAATGGGCTGCAACGTAGTGAATATTGGTTTGGCAACCACGCCAACCACCGAAATTGCCGTTACCGAAGAAAAGGCTGATGGTGGTATTATTTTAACCGCCAGCCACAATCCAAAACAGTGGAATGCACTGAAACTTTTAAACTCGAAAGGCGAGTTTTTAAATGCTGCAGAGGGAGCAACAATTCTTGAAATTGCAGAATCGGAAGATTTTGTGTTTGCCGACGTGGATGATTTGGGCGAAGTACTGGAAAAAGATTATACCGATATTCATGTTCAGCATGTGTTAAACCTGGATTTAGTGGATGTTGAAGCCATTAAAAAAGCCAACTTCTCTGTGGCAATTGATGCCGTAAATTCGGTGGGCGGAGTGGCCATGCCGGCTTTGTTCGAAGCCCTTGAAATTGATAAAGTAGTTGAGATCAACTGTGATCCGACCGGGCATTTTGCACACGTACCTGAACCACTGCCCGAAAATCTGGTAGAAACAGCCGAAATAATTCGCAGCAATAAAGTGGATGTTGGTTTTGTGGTTGATCCGGATGTGGATCGCCTTGCAATTATTAACGAAGATGGTACCATGTTTAACGAAGAATATACTTTGGTAGCTGTGGCCGATTATGTGTTGAGTAAAACACCGGGCAATACAGTTTCCAACTTGTCGTCGAGCAGGGCATTGCGTGTAATTACCGAAAAACATGGGCAAAATTACACTGCGGCTGCAGTTGGCGAAGTAAATGTGGTAGCTAAAATGCGTGAGACCAATGCGGTTATCGGTGGCGAAGGAAACGGTGGAATTATTTACCCTGCAAGTCACAGCGGACGCGATGCTTTGGTTGGTGCAGCTTTGTTTTTAACGCATCTGGCTAAAAGTGGTTTAAGCTGCTCGGCCTTGCGAAAAACCTATCCCGATTATTTTATCTCGAAAAACAAAATTGAACTCACTCCTGATATTGATGTGGATGCCATTCTCGAAAAAATGAAGGAGAAATACGCGAATGAGCAGGTGACTGATATTGACGGTGTAAAAGTTGATTTTAATGATTCGTGGGTACATTTACGCAAATCGAATACCGAACCGATTATCCGTATTTATGCCGAAGCCAACTCAATGGAAAAGGCCGATGCTCTAGCCGTACAAATGATTGATGAAATAAAGGAATTGACAGCATAG
- a CDS encoding potassium transporter TrkG, whose translation MKISKISLPLIFHFVSLVVTFESLFMLLAVLVSFIYHETIAPTFFYTFIGTLLFGIGLNVLTRKQRYIEPSKRESFIIVSLGWVIMGLVGTLPYLTTGSIPQFTNAFFESISGFTTTGSSILADIEALPKSILFWRAETHWVGGMGIIVLVIAIMPFLKINGIYLFYSEISSVANEKVSTRIKTIARNLWLIYMGLTFIEIILLWIGGMPLFDSICHSFATVATGGFSTKNDSIASYSPFIQYTIAFFMLLSGINFTVHFKLLKGKFRAASKNEELRLYLKIIFVVGAIITLLLFFQQRELGFEPAFRSSFFQVISIITATGFATADYLQWPIQAIILIGILMLIGASSGSTGGGVKVIRHLIAYKQIKQSIKDIIHPNTIKVIRYNSNHVKTEFVQNILTFIFFYYLIVVVGTFTMMYWTEDLATSFGAVATSMAGIGPGFGTVGPVSNFLHLPVGAKYFLTLLMVVGRLEIYSLLVIFTPAFWRD comes from the coding sequence ATGAAAATTTCAAAAATTAGCCTTCCCTTAATTTTTCATTTTGTTTCTCTGGTGGTAACATTCGAGAGCCTTTTTATGCTTTTGGCTGTTCTTGTATCGTTTATTTACCACGAAACCATTGCTCCAACTTTTTTCTACACATTTATTGGAACTTTGCTGTTTGGGATCGGGCTGAATGTACTTACCCGCAAACAACGATACATTGAACCATCGAAACGTGAAAGTTTTATAATCGTTAGTTTGGGTTGGGTAATAATGGGCCTGGTTGGAACGCTTCCGTATCTTACCACGGGCAGCATTCCACAATTTACAAATGCTTTTTTCGAATCTATTTCTGGATTTACAACAACCGGATCGTCGATTTTAGCCGACATTGAAGCGCTTCCTAAAAGTATATTGTTTTGGCGCGCCGAAACCCACTGGGTTGGAGGAATGGGAATTATTGTGTTGGTGATTGCCATTATGCCATTTTTAAAAATAAATGGTATTTACCTGTTCTACTCGGAGATTTCGAGTGTTGCCAACGAAAAGGTTTCTACGCGTATTAAAACCATTGCACGTAATTTGTGGCTCATTTATATGGGGCTTACATTTATCGAAATTATCCTTCTTTGGATTGGCGGAATGCCGCTGTTCGATAGTATCTGCCATTCGTTTGCCACGGTTGCTACGGGAGGTTTCTCGACTAAAAACGACAGTATTGCAAGTTACTCTCCGTTTATACAGTACACAATTGCTTTTTTTATGTTGTTGTCGGGGATTAACTTTACCGTACATTTTAAATTGTTAAAGGGGAAGTTTCGGGCGGCTTCAAAAAATGAAGAGCTGCGTTTGTACCTGAAAATTATTTTTGTTGTTGGTGCAATAATTACCTTGTTGTTGTTCTTTCAACAGCGCGAGCTGGGTTTTGAACCCGCATTTCGCAGTTCGTTTTTCCAGGTAATTTCAATTATTACTGCAACCGGTTTTGCCACCGCCGATTATTTGCAGTGGCCCATTCAGGCAATTATTTTAATCGGTATTTTAATGTTGATTGGAGCTTCTTCCGGATCAACCGGCGGAGGTGTAAAAGTGATCAGGCATTTAATTGCCTACAAACAAATTAAACAATCTATAAAAGACATCATCCATCCTAATACCATTAAAGTAATTCGTTACAATAGCAACCATGTAAAAACCGAATTTGTGCAAAACATACTTACTTTCATTTTCTTTTATTATTTGATTGTAGTTGTTGGCACCTTTACAATGATGTACTGGACGGAAGATCTTGCTACTTCGTTTGGCGCGGTTGCAACCAGCATGGCGGGTATTGGTCCCGGATTTGGCACGGTGGGGCCGGTAAGCAACTTTTTACATTTGCCTGTTGGAGCCAAATACTTTCTAACCTTATTAATGGTTGTCGGACGTTTGGAAATCTATTCCCTGCTTGTAATCTTTACTCCCGCATTCTGGCGCGACTAA
- a CDS encoding methylglyoxal synthase: MKKKKNIAIVAHDNRKKDIMEWVAFNWKELLQHDLICTGTTGKMVEETIAKSCAEHGAVPPTVTRLKSGPLGGDQQLGALICEGKVDMLIFFWDPMQPQPHDVDVKALLRITVLYNIPTASNRSTADFMVTSELFHENYQPALKDYAGYITRDVDMS, encoded by the coding sequence ATGAAAAAGAAAAAAAATATAGCAATTGTTGCACACGATAACAGAAAGAAAGACATAATGGAATGGGTGGCCTTTAACTGGAAGGAACTGCTGCAGCACGATTTAATCTGCACGGGAACAACCGGAAAAATGGTGGAAGAAACCATTGCCAAAAGTTGCGCAGAGCACGGTGCAGTGCCTCCAACTGTTACCCGCTTAAAGTCGGGGCCATTGGGTGGCGATCAGCAGCTCGGGGCACTTATTTGCGAAGGCAAAGTAGATATGCTCATTTTCTTTTGGGATCCGATGCAACCGCAACCACACGACGTGGACGTAAAAGCATTGCTTCGAATTACAGTATTGTATAATATTCCAACGGCATCAAATCGTTCAACGGCCGATTTTATGGTAACTTCAGAGTTGTTTCACGAAAATTACCAGCCTGCCTTAAAAGATTACGCAGGGTACATTACTCGTGATGTGGATATGAGCTAA
- a CDS encoding DUF488 family protein, translated as MQKYLFLFTRTQNKKAFDFVPYRYGCFSFQANQDLATMQKYGYLEIVQQNNGRFIKIKEKGNYLSLLTKQDKSILLGTKKKFGALAQDDLIRYTYQQFPYYATKSAIAHKLLTAEELQSIEQQKRSFSDTRLFSIGYEGVTLETYINKLIINDVRVLCDVRKNAFSQKYGFSKSQLKTACEGVGIEYVHVSELGIVSDKRRELNTQSDYDRLFMEYEKTSLKENSEALLRIRNLLKSKKRVAITCFENNPSQCHRTRVANKLLHFPDADYTLKNI; from the coding sequence TTGCAGAAGTACCTTTTTCTTTTTACCCGAACCCAAAATAAAAAGGCGTTTGATTTTGTACCTTACCGTTATGGCTGTTTTTCCTTTCAGGCAAATCAGGATTTAGCAACCATGCAAAAATACGGCTACCTTGAAATAGTTCAGCAAAATAACGGTCGTTTTATAAAAATAAAAGAAAAAGGTAATTATCTTTCACTACTTACTAAGCAAGATAAATCCATACTACTTGGAACAAAAAAGAAATTTGGAGCCTTGGCACAAGATGATCTGATCCGCTATACTTACCAACAGTTTCCGTATTACGCTACAAAAAGTGCAATTGCCCACAAACTTTTAACAGCAGAAGAATTGCAATCGATTGAGCAGCAAAAAAGATCATTTTCAGATACACGTTTATTTAGTATTGGATACGAAGGCGTTACACTCGAAACCTACATAAACAAGTTGATAATAAACGATGTTCGAGTATTGTGCGATGTGCGAAAAAATGCATTCAGCCAAAAATATGGTTTTTCGAAAAGCCAACTAAAAACAGCATGCGAAGGTGTTGGTATTGAATATGTGCATGTCTCGGAACTTGGTATTGTTTCTGACAAACGTCGTGAATTAAATACTCAAAGCGATTATGACCGGTTGTTTATGGAATACGAGAAGACAAGTTTAAAAGAAAACTCTGAAGCCTTACTTCGGATACGAAATCTTCTAAAAAGTAAAAAGCGAGTTGCTATTACATGTTTTGAAAATAATCCGTCGCAATGTCATCGTACACGAGTCGCCAATAAATTACTCCACTTCCCCGATGCCGATTATACTCTAAAGAACATATAA
- a CDS encoding sigma-70 family RNA polymerase sigma factor, with protein sequence MEKEFLQIIQKNQGIIHKVCNIYCDTDDDRRDLFQEIVAQLWKSFPNFRGDAKVSTWMYRVALNTAITTFKKSKRRPDQNHLTYENFQIEDVKYDTETEENIKLLHKAVQQLSGIEKSIVLLFLENKKYEEIAEITGITQNYVRVKMNRIKRKLKKLMIKEE encoded by the coding sequence TTGGAAAAGGAATTCTTACAAATAATTCAGAAGAACCAGGGGATCATCCACAAAGTATGCAATATTTATTGCGATACGGATGATGACCGTCGTGACCTTTTTCAGGAAATTGTGGCGCAACTATGGAAATCGTTTCCCAATTTTCGGGGAGATGCAAAAGTGTCTACATGGATGTATCGTGTAGCTCTGAATACGGCTATTACAACCTTTAAGAAAAGTAAACGAAGACCGGACCAAAATCATTTAACGTACGAAAATTTTCAGATAGAAGATGTAAAGTACGATACCGAAACCGAAGAAAACATTAAACTATTGCACAAGGCAGTTCAGCAACTTTCCGGAATTGAAAAGTCGATTGTATTGTTATTTCTGGAAAATAAAAAATACGAGGAGATTGCTGAAATTACCGGAATAACTCAGAATTATGTAAGGGTAAAAATGAACCGGATTAAAAGGAAGTTGAAAAAACTGATGATTAAAGAAGAGTAG
- a CDS encoding pseudouridine synthase: MRKSNSSGRSGGRQDKKTGGPSKRTSAKPTGKREGKSRVVEPESKKKEFSPHKTYKKPFVKKRVKSTTEPQPKLKTVSAEGMRLNRFVANAGVCSRREADTYIEAGMVTINGKQVTEMGMRVMPGDEVRFDGRKLDAEKKVYLLLNKPKDYVTTTDDPHADKIVMDLIKDACTERVYPVGRLDRNTTGLLLFTNDGDLSKKLTHPSHNKKKIYQVTLDKPVTKAHLEMIADGIELEDGPIAADAISYTKQEDKTEVGIEIHSGKNRIVRRIFEHFGYKVRKLDRVLFAGLTKKNLPRGKYRFLTEKEIQFLKMM, translated from the coding sequence ATGCGCAAATCAAATAGCAGTGGAAGAAGTGGTGGCCGTCAGGATAAAAAGACAGGTGGCCCTTCAAAAAGAACAAGTGCAAAACCTACTGGAAAAAGGGAAGGGAAATCACGTGTAGTTGAACCAGAGAGCAAAAAGAAAGAATTCTCGCCACATAAAACATATAAAAAACCTTTTGTAAAAAAGAGGGTAAAATCGACCACCGAACCGCAACCCAAATTAAAAACGGTTTCGGCCGAGGGAATGCGATTAAACCGCTTTGTAGCCAATGCCGGAGTGTGCTCGCGCCGCGAAGCCGACACCTATATTGAAGCCGGAATGGTAACCATTAACGGAAAACAGGTAACCGAAATGGGAATGCGTGTTATGCCGGGCGATGAGGTTCGTTTCGACGGGCGTAAACTGGACGCGGAAAAGAAAGTGTATTTATTACTAAACAAGCCGAAAGATTACGTGACAACCACTGATGATCCGCATGCCGATAAAATTGTAATGGATCTGATAAAAGATGCCTGTACAGAACGTGTTTATCCGGTGGGGCGTTTAGACAGAAACACAACCGGCTTGTTGCTTTTTACAAACGATGGCGACTTGTCGAAAAAGTTAACGCATCCGAGTCACAACAAGAAAAAAATATACCAGGTAACACTTGATAAACCTGTAACCAAAGCACATCTTGAAATGATTGCTGACGGAATTGAACTGGAAGACGGGCCAATTGCGGCTGATGCAATTAGCTACACAAAACAGGAGGACAAAACAGAGGTTGGAATTGAAATTCATTCGGGAAAAAACCGAATTGTACGGCGTATATTCGAACACTTTGGCTACAAGGTAAGAAAACTCGATCGCGTACTTTTTGCAGGTTTAACCAAAAAGAATCTACCTCGCGGTAAATACCGCTTTTTAACCGAAAAAGAGATACAGTTTTTAAAGATGATGTAA
- a CDS encoding SprT family zinc-dependent metalloprotease, which yields MSNQVVQLKQIGNVTLSKNRRSKNIKISVKPDKSVLVSYPFYVSSNEVLAFLLKNELWIRNQQQKMELRKTRIEPNTELKTKLHTVKFISGNENRSFKKGPELTLVVRDFDSQEGQDFIEHYLTEIYRIEAKRLLPARLATLAQRNGFKFNRVTIRNNRRNWGSCSSQNNISLNLQMMKLPVELIDYILLHELVHTEIKNHGPKFWDRLNGITANKARELSGQVRQYSTYTL from the coding sequence ATGTCGAACCAAGTAGTTCAATTAAAGCAAATCGGAAATGTTACTTTATCTAAGAACAGGCGTTCCAAAAATATAAAGATAAGTGTAAAACCCGATAAATCTGTGTTGGTTTCTTATCCTTTTTATGTTTCTTCTAACGAAGTTCTTGCTTTTTTACTGAAAAATGAGCTTTGGATTCGCAATCAGCAGCAGAAAATGGAGCTGCGCAAAACCAGAATAGAACCAAATACGGAACTAAAAACCAAACTGCACACCGTTAAGTTTATATCAGGAAACGAAAACAGGAGTTTCAAAAAAGGCCCTGAACTTACACTTGTAGTTCGTGATTTTGATTCGCAGGAAGGTCAGGATTTTATTGAGCATTACCTTACCGAAATCTATCGGATAGAAGCCAAAAGATTGTTGCCGGCAAGATTAGCCACTTTGGCCCAGCGAAACGGTTTTAAATTCAACCGGGTAACCATTCGAAATAACCGCCGGAATTGGGGGAGTTGCTCGTCGCAAAATAATATAAGTTTGAATTTGCAAATGATGAAACTCCCTGTTGAATTAATCGATTACATCCTTTTACACGAATTGGTGCATACCGAAATAAAAAATCATGGCCCTAAATTCTGGGATCGTTTAAACGGAATTACAGCAAACAAAGCGCGCGAATTGTCGGGGCAGGTGCGGCAATATTCAACTTATACTTTATAG
- a CDS encoding serine hydrolase translates to MKQIFFILGLIVLMACSKSDADPDNPETEQTLYFPPTNSGNWETTSPESLDWNIAALNELKTFLSDNGTRAFIVLKDGKIVVEEYWGKTILNTEDFNSDATWYWASAGKTLTAFLVGLAQEQGLLNITNKTSDYLGKNWSGLPEEKEDLIQVKHHLCMTTGLDYGVSNPDCTSPECLQYKADAGTQWYYHNAPYTLLEEVVSTVSNQSYNAFTDENIEQTTGMNGSWINLGDNNVYWSTARDAARFGLLLLNKGSWDKTEIMHDTTYFHSMVNSSQSLNPSYGYLCWLNGKTSIIVPGLPNSFPVSLSANAPADLFAAMGKNGQFIEVVPGQNLVVIRMGEAPDNSMVPVVFHNDMWAKINAVIN, encoded by the coding sequence ATGAAACAAATCTTCTTTATTCTCGGATTGATAGTACTGATGGCGTGCAGCAAATCTGATGCAGATCCGGATAATCCGGAGACAGAGCAGACCTTGTACTTCCCTCCTACCAATTCCGGAAATTGGGAAACTACTTCACCTGAAAGTTTAGACTGGAATATCGCGGCTTTAAACGAATTAAAAACATTTCTGTCGGACAACGGGACACGCGCATTTATAGTGTTAAAAGACGGTAAAATTGTTGTGGAAGAATACTGGGGAAAAACCATTTTGAATACGGAGGATTTTAACAGCGATGCAACATGGTACTGGGCTTCGGCAGGGAAAACACTAACAGCATTTCTGGTGGGTTTGGCACAGGAACAGGGACTACTCAACATTACAAACAAAACTTCCGACTACCTTGGAAAAAACTGGTCGGGCTTACCCGAAGAAAAGGAAGATTTAATACAGGTAAAACACCACTTGTGCATGACAACCGGACTGGATTACGGGGTTTCAAATCCCGATTGCACTTCTCCTGAATGTTTGCAGTACAAAGCCGATGCGGGAACACAATGGTACTACCACAATGCGCCCTACACTCTTTTGGAAGAGGTAGTAAGTACTGTTTCAAACCAAAGCTATAATGCTTTTACCGACGAAAACATAGAGCAAACTACCGGGATGAATGGCTCCTGGATTAATTTGGGCGACAACAATGTATACTGGAGCACTGCCCGCGATGCCGCGCGTTTTGGATTGTTACTGCTTAACAAAGGAAGCTGGGACAAAACCGAAATTATGCACGACACCACCTATTTTCATTCCATGGTAAACAGCTCGCAAAGTTTAAATCCATCGTATGGCTATTTGTGCTGGTTAAATGGCAAAACATCCATTATAGTTCCCGGCCTGCCCAATTCGTTTCCGGTTTCGCTTTCGGCAAATGCGCCAGCCGATTTATTTGCAGCCATGGGCAAAAACGGTCAGTTTATCGAAGTTGTCCCCGGGCAAAACCTGGTAGTCATCCGAATGGGTGAAGCTCCCGACAATTCAATGGTTCCTGTGGTTTTTCATAACGACATGTGGGCTAAAATAAATGCCGTAATTAATTAA
- a CDS encoding deoxyguanosinetriphosphate triphosphohydrolase gives MMDWNNLLSTKRLGSSNQKLSAAHEDRTQFQRDYDRLIFSSPFRRMQNKTQVFPLPEHIFVHNRLTHSLEVASVGRSLGTILSEKLMQQYPENPFVSEIGTIVSTACFAHDLGNPPFGHSGEAAISNFFEKGAGQKYKSELSEAQWKDFVLFDGNANAFRTLTHQFNGKRAGGFALTYSTLASIVKYPFESTEATKPKFGFFQSDKENYYNIANELGIPKNAERGYARHPLVYLVEAADDICYQIMDLEDAFKLGILSYNQIKELFLNFYDPLTEGEKLAGFEKTLQNVTDKNEQVSYLRAIVIGSLIYSCTAIFEASQEAILGGVFKESLIDRLPEQQAAAMKKVQKISIKEVYGHRSVVEIEIAGYKIIGTLLEEFVEAIMNPKETYSKKILSLLPEQYKTTEETAYFKIQSVVDFVAGMTDVFALDLYRKIKGISLPGVV, from the coding sequence ATGATGGATTGGAATAATTTACTCTCAACAAAACGTTTGGGAAGCTCAAATCAAAAATTATCGGCAGCGCACGAAGACCGAACCCAGTTTCAACGCGATTACGACCGCCTGATTTTTTCATCGCCTTTCAGAAGGATGCAAAATAAAACGCAGGTGTTTCCTTTGCCCGAGCACATTTTTGTACACAACCGTTTAACGCATAGTTTGGAAGTTGCCAGTGTTGGACGATCGCTGGGTACTATTTTAAGCGAAAAACTAATGCAACAATATCCCGAAAATCCATTTGTATCTGAAATCGGAACAATTGTGTCGACTGCCTGTTTTGCGCACGATCTGGGAAATCCGCCTTTTGGGCATTCGGGCGAAGCGGCCATTTCAAATTTTTTTGAAAAGGGAGCCGGACAAAAATACAAAAGCGAATTAAGCGAAGCCCAATGGAAAGACTTTGTTCTTTTTGACGGGAATGCCAATGCTTTTCGAACGTTAACTCATCAGTTTAACGGGAAACGCGCCGGCGGTTTTGCACTTACTTATTCTACTTTGGCAAGTATTGTAAAATACCCTTTTGAGTCGACGGAAGCCACAAAACCAAAATTTGGTTTTTTTCAATCGGATAAAGAAAACTACTACAACATTGCAAACGAACTTGGAATTCCGAAAAATGCTGAACGTGGATACGCGCGTCATCCCCTGGTTTATTTAGTTGAGGCGGCCGACGATATTTGTTACCAGATAATGGATTTGGAGGATGCCTTTAAATTGGGGATTTTAAGTTACAATCAGATTAAAGAGCTGTTTCTGAATTTTTATGATCCGCTTACCGAAGGCGAAAAGCTGGCCGGCTTTGAAAAAACGCTTCAGAATGTTACCGATAAAAACGAACAGGTAAGTTATTTAAGAGCCATTGTTATTGGTAGTTTAATTTACTCCTGCACAGCTATTTTTGAAGCCAGCCAGGAAGCCATTTTAGGAGGTGTGTTTAAAGAGAGTTTAATCGACAGGCTACCGGAGCAACAAGCGGCTGCCATGAAAAAGGTGCAGAAAATTTCGATAAAAGAAGTCTATGGGCATCGTTCGGTAGTGGAAATTGAAATTGCAGGTTATAAAATTATTGGCACTTTGCTCGAAGAATTTGTAGAAGCCATAATGAATCCGAAAGAAACCTATAGCAAAAAAATACTTTCCTTGCTGCCCGAACAATACAAAACAACAGAAGAAACGGCCTATTTTAAAATCCAGTCGGTGGTTGATTTTGTTGCCGGAATGACCGATGTTTTTGCTCTCGATTTGTACCGAAAAATAAAAGGAATCAGTTTGCCGGGTGTGGTATAA
- a CDS encoding carbohydrate-binding family 9-like protein: protein MTIRTGIFLIWGTILTVLQGSAQNSREGFEHLFEPVETYVVYKTTGEINVDGKAGEKDWQLAKWSEAFNDIEGDVKPAPAYQTRMKMVWDESNLYIYAELEEPHIWAYYDKNDMIVYHENDFEVFIDPERDAHAYYEFEVNARNTLFDLFMNKPYRNGGKANIEWNAKGFKSAVYIDGTLNDASDEDVKWTVEMQIPFSSLRLDGPFVQPKNRDVWKINFSRVEWQTELIDAIYVRKTDSGKKKLLPENNWVWSPQGVINMHYPERWSMVQFSENPLTQQKVSFSLPEEEIWAKYVWLIYYKQQSYKSENGQYSPTLTLLDIPEKGTADGVSYTLKLNADNTIYTATLETANGLKIWINEQGLFKVLTNK, encoded by the coding sequence ATGACTATTCGTACAGGGATTTTTCTGATTTGGGGAACGATTTTAACTGTCTTGCAGGGCAGCGCACAAAATAGCCGGGAAGGGTTTGAGCATCTATTTGAGCCCGTGGAAACGTACGTGGTTTATAAAACTACCGGCGAAATTAATGTGGATGGAAAAGCAGGGGAGAAGGATTGGCAATTGGCCAAATGGTCTGAAGCCTTTAACGACATTGAAGGAGATGTAAAACCGGCTCCTGCATACCAAACCCGTATGAAAATGGTATGGGACGAATCCAATTTGTATATATATGCAGAATTGGAAGAACCGCACATTTGGGCATATTACGATAAAAACGACATGATTGTTTATCATGAAAATGATTTCGAAGTTTTTATTGATCCCGAACGCGATGCGCACGCCTATTACGAGTTTGAAGTAAACGCCCGGAATACCTTGTTTGATTTGTTTATGAACAAACCCTACCGAAACGGCGGGAAAGCAAACATTGAGTGGAACGCGAAAGGTTTTAAAAGTGCTGTGTACATTGATGGAACTTTAAACGATGCCAGCGATGAGGATGTAAAGTGGACAGTAGAAATGCAAATTCCTTTTTCGTCGCTAAGGCTTGACGGACCATTTGTACAGCCCAAAAACAGAGATGTGTGGAAGATAAATTTTTCGCGTGTTGAATGGCAAACCGAGTTAATCGATGCAATATATGTACGAAAAACGGATTCCGGGAAAAAGAAACTTTTGCCCGAAAACAATTGGGTGTGGAGTCCGCAGGGTGTTATAAACATGCATTATCCCGAACGATGGAGTATGGTGCAGTTTTCAGAAAATCCGCTTACGCAGCAAAAGGTGAGTTTCTCCCTGCCCGAAGAGGAAATCTGGGCGAAATATGTATGGCTGATTTATTACAAACAGCAAAGCTATAAATCCGAAAACGGACAGTATTCACCCACACTTACACTTTTAGATATACCCGAAAAAGGTACTGCAGACGGAGTTTCTTACACTCTGAAACTTAATGCCGATAACACGATTTACACAGCCACACTTGAAACCGCCAATGGCCTGAAAATCTGGATTAACGAACAGGGGCTGTTTAAAGTGCTAACAAACAAATAG